CATGCAGCGCTATGGCTCACATGGCTTTCAGGACTTTGGTCCCGGCGGCGGACGCCAGGGCCTGGAAGTTCTGCGCGGCCAGGTAGATACAGGGTTTGCGGCGCAAATCATGTACTCCGGCCTGCAAGGCCAGGGCTGGCAATTGCGCATGGCCCTGCGCAAGGGTGCGCGCGCCGTCTATGTTTATGACCGTGGCGCTACTATGGCTGTGCTGACCTTTGAAAGCCAGACCATGCTGACTGTTCTGAATATCTGGGTTGCAGACCGCCTGCCCGACGGAGCGCCCCTGCCCATGCAGGACGCCGCCAACACGGGCAACAGCGGCACTGGCGGCGATTCCGGCGGCCTTGGCGGCTCAAGCGATTCCGGCGGCATGAATACCTCGCCGCAGGGCGGGCATTCGAGCCAGAGCAGCGGTTCGTACGGCGGCAGCAACAGCAGCGGCGGCGGTCTACAGGAGCGAAGCCTATGAACGATCAGAAAAGCGGCCTGAAAACGCCCTTTGACCACAGCACCCGCTTTGAGCACAAACGGCTGCATCTCGGCGTGTGCGGCTCCGTGGCCTGCTACCGGGCTACGGATCTTCTCCGGGCATGGCGCGGCATGGGCATCCACGTCTCGGTCACGCTCACGCCCGGGGCGCGGCGTTTTGTAACACCCATGCTTTTTGAATCTCTGGGGGCGACACCTGTCTATGAAGACATGTTCACCCAGGGGCAGGAGATTTTCGCCCATCTGGAACCGGGGCAGCACGCGCATGCAATGGTCGTGGCCCCTGCCTCGGCTGACGCGCTCTTTCGCCTTGCCCACGGCGCTGCGGACGACATGCTGGCCGCGCAGGCTCTGGCCTTTGACGGCCCCCTGGTCATCGCCCCGGCCATGAATCCGCGCATGTGGGCCAACCCCGCCACCCAGGCCAATGTGGCCCTGCTGCGCGAACGGGGGGCCTGCATCGTTGCGCCCGGTTGCGGCGGCACTGCCTGCGGCGATGAAGGCGAAGGCAGGCTTGCCCCCCTGCACGACATTTTTCTGGCTGCCTTGCGGACGCTGACTCCGCAAGACATGGCTGGCAAGCGCGTTATGGTCACCCTTGGCCCCACGCGTGAGGCATGGGACGGCGTGCGCTTCTGGTCCAACCCATCCAGCGGCCTCATGGGCGCGGCACTGGCCGTCTGCGCATGGCTGCGCGGCGCTGAAGTGACGGCCATCTGCGGCCCCGGCGTGCGCACCCGCATGCCACAGGGCATCGCCCGGCGCGACGTGATCAGCGCCAGAGACATGTACGCGGTGGCCGCCAGCCTGTGGGCGCAGATGGATGTGGGCATGTTCACCGCAGCGGTGGCGGATTTTTCGCCCAAGCCCATTGGCGGGCGCAAGTTTAAAAAGGCCGAGGCCCCGCAGGGGTTCAGCCTGGACTTCCAGCCCAACCCTGATATTTTGCAAAGTCTTGCGGAAAAACGCGCGCCCGGCCAGAAAATTCTGGCCTTTGCCGCTGAAACCGCACCGGACATGCACGCCCTGCTGCCCCTGGCCCACGCCAAACTTGGCCGCAAAAAGGCCGACCTTCTGGCGGGCAACCTTGTTAACTGCGCAGACAGCGGTTTTTGTTCCCCCACCAACAGCATGGCTGTGGTGGACGCCAACGGGCGCGAAGAAATCTGGCCCAACCAGAGCAAGGCCGACGTGGCCTGGGAGTTGTGTTCGTGGCTTTTGCGTATGTAAATCCCCTGTCCGCCCTCTGGCAGCGCCGCGGGTTATCCAACCTGCTCATGCCCGAAGGATTTGACGCCTTTGCGGCGCCGCAGCCCGAGACCGCTGCCCGCCCGCCAGTGCGCGGAGCCGCGGGAGGCACTTCAACAGCCTACACTGGCAGGCAGGGCGCTCGTCCCGCGCCCTCCGGGCAAGCAGGCCCTTCCGGACAGGCAGGACAAGCCGGACAGGCCGCGAGGACACCGCACCGTTCAGCCGCACAATCCTCTCAAGGCACAGCCCGCACCGCACCTGCTGGTGTTGCGCCCCGCGCAGAATCCGCCGCGCCGGAAACCACGTCTGACAGCCGCCTGTGGAAGCCCTTGCCGCCGCATGTCTGGCCCGCCCCCTGGCGCCAGCAACTGGAAAAAACCCGGCCCGGCCTGATCCTGTGGACGTATTGGAATCTCGGCCTTGACCTCAGCGACCCTCAGGCTGAAGGCCGTCTTGAGCGCAGGGGCTTTTTGCAAAAACTGCTTCAGGATCTGGCGCACCCTGCCGGAACCCACACCTTCTGGCCCGCTGGCCTGCCCGCCGCGCCGGAAGACCGCATGCCCGATCAGGAAGAAGGTCTTGTGCCCCATGCGGACGCCTTCTGGTCAGGGGCCTCACGCCTTGGCGCGCGCGGCGTGGTGGTTATGGGATCGGCAGCAGTTAAGGCTTTGGGGCTGCCCCCCGGCCTGCGCCCTCTGCAACAAACCCGCTACAAGGGGCATATGGTGTGGGTACTGTGGGATGTGGACTATATGCAGCGTGAAGATCAGCGCTATGCCTCCATGCTGGCTTTTTTACGGCAAGCTCTGCGACAGGTCGCCCGCTAACGTATTTCAGCCTTTCAAGGGCAAGGTGCGTGGCAGCAACTACAGCGGCCCCCTGCCCCTTGAGCATGCCCCGAGCGAAAATCACGTTCTTTCGAAACGCCATGCTGCGATGTCAAATTTTCAAAATGAATATTCTCCGATTTTGAGACGGTTTGGCCGCGAGGCTTCTGCCAGCGGGGTCTCGTCGCGCCAGATATGGAGCATGGTAACTTCGGGCAAGCTTAAAGGCTCCAACCCTGCACGAGAGTTTTACGCGACGCACCACGGCACGGGTTTAGCCAAAAATCGTAATTTTGGCAGAATAACAATTTTAAAGCGCACAGCGTTTCAACGGTAAATTGCTTTCGTATATTGGGTCACGGCCACATAAGGGCAGACATGCCAGGCACAGCCCTGCGCTGATTTCAATGCTGGCTGTCGTCAATGTTTTTCAGGTTCGGAGGATTTTGTGTTTATTGCCATCGGCCTCATGTTTCTGGGCATTGCCGCGGGTTTTTTGTTGCGCGGCAAACCGCTGGCCACCCTGCTCACACGCTGCGTCTCCCCGGCTATTGTGCTGCTGCTTTTTGCCCTTGGCATTTCAGTGGGAGGTAACAGCATCCTTATGGCCGCCCTGCCGGAGCTGGGCGGCACAGCCATCGTGCTGACTCTTGCAGGCATAGCGGGGTCTCTTGTCTGCGTGCTCTGCATCCGCCGCTTTTTCCGCCAGCCGCCGGAACCCGCCGCCCTTACCCTGCTTTCTGCCGCCGCGTCTTCTGACGGCATGGCCTCGCCCGCCTCCGGTAACAAGGATGCACGCTCATGAACGGCAGCCTCGTTATTATGGGCTTTTTTATTGCAGGGCTGCTGCTGGCCCGTGCCGGCTTTGTGCCGGACTATTTCATTGAGCATGACATGACGCTCTATGTGTTGTGGCTGCTTATGGTTCTTGTGGGCATTTCAATGGGGTCGGACAGACGGCTTGGAGAGATGCTGCGCACCCTGCGGCCCCGCGTTCTGCTGCTTCCCCTTGCCACTACGGTGGGCACCTTTGCGGGAACAGCCCTGGTCAGTCTTTTTCTTGCGTACAGCGCAGCCGAATGTATGGCCGTGGGTGCGGGCTTTGCCTATTATTCACTCTCGTCCATCTTCATCACGCAGTACAAAGGGCCGGAACTGGGCACCATTGCCCTTCTCAGCAATATCAGCCGCGAACTGATAACGCTGCTTTTCACGCCTCTTATGGTGCGTTTTATCGGCCCAACGGCGGCTATCAGTTGCGGCGGGGCTTCCACAATGGACACAACCCTGCCCGTCATTACACGCTATGCCGGAAACCAGTGGATATTTATCGCCATTGTACATGCGCTGGTGCTGGACTTCAGCGTGCCCTTCTGGGTGACTTTCTTTTGCGGCATTTGAGGTAATAACAGGCAGGAATTACGCTGGCGGCGAGGGCTGGCATCTGTCATGAACGCAATGTGGCGCACCGCCTTGCCAGAATGGAAAAAAACTATAACTATATAAGCGGAGCCAGAACACTGCCCCCGGAGGATATGGATCATGGCCCGAATGCGCTCAGCCAAACAAAAACTGAAGGATTGCATCAATAGTCCAGAATGGCGCACCCATCTGGATGAAATCGCAGAAGGCGGCCTTGAAAACGTCGGACCGCTGTTTTCATTCCTGCTGCTTGGCCCCCAGACCATGCACAGGGCAGCCGTGGCGCTGGGGCAGGTGACAGCCCGCCTTGCCAAAAGCCAGCCAGAAGCGGCCAAAAACATCGTTCGCCGCCTCATGTGGCACCTCAATGAAGAATCCGGCAATATCGGCTGGGGCATCCCGGAAGCATTTGGCGAAATTCTGGCAGCCAGCGAGCCCCTTGCCAAAGATTTTCACCGCATCCTCATTTCCTACATCATTGACCTCGGCCACGACGACAATTTTTGCGACCACGCCCT
The Desulfovibrio intestinalis DNA segment above includes these coding regions:
- a CDS encoding lysine exporter LysO family protein → MNGSLVIMGFFIAGLLLARAGFVPDYFIEHDMTLYVLWLLMVLVGISMGSDRRLGEMLRTLRPRVLLLPLATTVGTFAGTALVSLFLAYSAAECMAVGAGFAYYSLSSIFITQYKGPELGTIALLSNISRELITLLFTPLMVRFIGPTAAISCGGASTMDTTLPVITRYAGNQWIFIAIVHALVLDFSVPFWVTFFCGI
- the coaBC gene encoding bifunctional phosphopantothenoylcysteine decarboxylase/phosphopantothenate--cysteine ligase CoaBC; translated protein: MNDQKSGLKTPFDHSTRFEHKRLHLGVCGSVACYRATDLLRAWRGMGIHVSVTLTPGARRFVTPMLFESLGATPVYEDMFTQGQEIFAHLEPGQHAHAMVVAPASADALFRLAHGAADDMLAAQALAFDGPLVIAPAMNPRMWANPATQANVALLRERGACIVAPGCGGTACGDEGEGRLAPLHDIFLAALRTLTPQDMAGKRVMVTLGPTREAWDGVRFWSNPSSGLMGAALAVCAWLRGAEVTAICGPGVRTRMPQGIARRDVISARDMYAVAASLWAQMDVGMFTAAVADFSPKPIGGRKFKKAEAPQGFSLDFQPNPDILQSLAEKRAPGQKILAFAAETAPDMHALLPLAHAKLGRKKADLLAGNLVNCADSGFCSPTNSMAVVDANGREEIWPNQSKADVAWELCSWLLRM
- a CDS encoding DVU0298 family protein, which codes for MARMRSAKQKLKDCINSPEWRTHLDEIAEGGLENVGPLFSFLLLGPQTMHRAAVALGQVTARLAKSQPEAAKNIVRRLMWHLNEESGNIGWGIPEAFGEILAASEPLAKDFHRILISYIIDLGHDDNFCDHALLRRSCYWAIGRLAQDRPQLCLGARKWLIHGLEDEDIICRGMSAWALSQLPPDLMDAPALRRLAEAEHDETCELFDGNDIYEKGVSQIAREALEKLAG
- a CDS encoding LysO family transporter; amino-acid sequence: MFIAIGLMFLGIAAGFLLRGKPLATLLTRCVSPAIVLLLFALGISVGGNSILMAALPELGGTAIVLTLAGIAGSLVCVLCIRRFFRQPPEPAALTLLSAAASSDGMASPASGNKDARS